In Halobaculum rubrum, the following are encoded in one genomic region:
- a CDS encoding 30S ribosomal protein S11, translated as MSESENETESRWAIANVFASFNNTLITVTDITGAETLIKSSGGAVVKQNRDEASPYAAMQMAEGVAEQLQAQGIEGVHVRIRGPGGNAQKSPGPGAQPTIRALARAGIEIGRIEDVTPIPHDGTRAAKKNRL; from the coding sequence ATGAGTGAATCCGAGAACGAAACCGAGAGCCGCTGGGCGATCGCGAACGTGTTCGCGTCGTTCAACAACACGCTCATCACGGTCACCGACATCACCGGGGCGGAGACGCTGATCAAGTCCTCGGGCGGCGCCGTGGTGAAGCAGAACCGGGACGAGGCGTCGCCGTACGCGGCCATGCAGATGGCCGAGGGCGTCGCCGAGCAGCTCCAGGCGCAGGGTATCGAGGGCGTCCACGTCCGCATCCGCGGACCCGGCGGCAACGCCCAGAAGTCCCCCGGGCCGGGCGCGCAGCCGACGATCCGCGCGCTCGCCCGCGCCGGGATCGAGATCGGTCGCATCGAGGACGTGACCCCGATCCCGCACGACGGCACTCGAGCGGCAAAGAAGAACCGCCTGTAA
- a CDS encoding DMT family transporter, with protein MNRDALGFLTLAALWGTAFVATKAALAEFPPVLLGALRFDIAAAVLIAVAVASGRRLRPAGWGDLAPILAGGAFSIGLHHALLFTGQQYVPSAVAATLLGLIPVLTPVAARVLRPDERIDAVGAVGLLVGFAGLILIADPDVGRLPLVGGGTGGTGGAGGVGSGALAANAGALFVFGSAVAWVAGAVTTREDDATLGPLALQAWMAAVGALLLHVAAAVLGQSAVALDPSTTGLAWLAYLAVVPGAGGFLLYFRLLDRLGPIRAGLLEYAIPPFAALFGFVVLSETLAANTAWGFVCIFAAFVLVQREPIRAALRRRLT; from the coding sequence ATGAACCGCGACGCCCTCGGGTTTCTGACGCTCGCGGCGCTGTGGGGGACCGCGTTCGTCGCGACGAAGGCCGCGCTCGCGGAGTTCCCGCCGGTGTTGCTGGGGGCGCTGCGCTTCGACATCGCGGCAGCGGTCCTCATCGCCGTCGCGGTCGCGTCCGGCCGGCGGCTCCGGCCTGCCGGATGGGGAGACCTCGCTCCGATCCTCGCGGGCGGCGCCTTCAGCATCGGCCTCCACCACGCACTGTTGTTCACCGGCCAGCAGTACGTCCCCAGCGCGGTCGCCGCGACGCTGCTCGGGCTGATTCCGGTGCTCACGCCCGTCGCCGCACGCGTGTTGCGTCCGGACGAGCGGATCGACGCCGTGGGTGCCGTCGGCCTGCTCGTCGGCTTCGCCGGATTGATCCTGATCGCCGACCCGGACGTCGGCCGCCTCCCGCTCGTCGGCGGCGGCACGGGCGGCACGGGCGGCGCGGGCGGCGTGGGCAGCGGGGCACTGGCCGCGAACGCCGGCGCGCTGTTCGTGTTCGGTTCCGCTGTCGCCTGGGTCGCCGGCGCGGTGACGACCCGGGAGGACGACGCGACGCTCGGACCGCTCGCGCTGCAGGCGTGGATGGCCGCCGTCGGCGCGCTCCTGCTCCACGTCGCCGCCGCGGTCCTCGGGCAATCGGCCGTCGCGCTCGACCCGTCGACGACCGGGCTGGCGTGGCTCGCGTACCTCGCGGTCGTTCCCGGCGCCGGCGGCTTCCTGCTGTACTTCCGGCTGCTGGACCGACTCGGCCCGATCCGGGCGGGGCTGTTGGAGTACGCGATCCCGCCGTTCGCCGCGCTGTTCGGGTTCGTCGTGTTGAGCGAGACCCTCGCGGCCAACACCGCGTGGGGGTTCGTCTGTATCTTCGCCGCGTTCGTTCTGGTCCAGCGCGAGCCGATTCGAGCGGCCCTCCGGCGGCGCCTCACCTGA
- a CDS encoding MBL fold metallo-hydrolase, translating into MRVTFLGTGSAMPVGDRVQTGLLVEAAPGDRAPLLVDCGAGVLHRLSQTDPGYEAVSTVLLTHHHLDHVSDLLSLLKARWLAGEERLHVVGPPGTKGLLDDLLSVGAFEYLDGRADLSVREVHPGAEFSLAGVEIEAFETRHSKQCLAYRFANRGDDAGDGVGGGADEAEAGDDTAADDGDTDEDTDDTAGGDFVFSGDTEAFAGLANFAEGASVLAHDCSFPDEVDVDNHPTPTQLGEALAGRDIDRVYLTHLYPHTEGRHDEMLEAVGRHFDGDVRFARDGLRFEL; encoded by the coding sequence ATGCGCGTCACCTTCCTCGGGACGGGGTCGGCGATGCCCGTCGGCGACCGCGTCCAGACAGGGCTGCTCGTCGAGGCCGCTCCGGGCGACCGAGCCCCGCTGCTGGTCGACTGCGGCGCCGGCGTTCTCCACCGGCTCTCCCAGACCGACCCCGGCTACGAGGCCGTCTCGACGGTCCTCCTGACGCACCACCACCTCGATCACGTCTCCGACCTGCTCTCGCTGCTCAAGGCTCGCTGGCTCGCGGGCGAGGAGCGCCTCCACGTCGTCGGTCCGCCCGGGACGAAGGGCCTGCTCGACGACCTGCTGTCGGTCGGGGCGTTCGAGTACCTCGACGGCCGCGCGGACCTGAGCGTCCGGGAGGTCCATCCCGGCGCCGAGTTCTCGCTGGCCGGAGTGGAGATCGAGGCGTTCGAGACGCGCCACTCGAAGCAGTGTCTCGCCTACCGGTTCGCGAACCGAGGGGACGACGCGGGAGACGGGGTCGGCGGCGGGGCCGACGAGGCGGAAGCCGGGGACGATACGGCAGCCGACGATGGCGACACCGACGAGGACACCGACGATACGGCCGGCGGCGACTTCGTCTTCTCGGGCGACACCGAAGCGTTCGCAGGGCTCGCGAACTTCGCCGAGGGGGCGAGCGTGCTCGCGCACGACTGCTCGTTCCCCGACGAGGTCGACGTTGACAACCACCCGACGCCGACGCAGTTGGGCGAGGCGCTGGCCGGCCGCGACATCGACCGGGTGTATCTCACGCACCTGTACCCGCACACCGAGGGTCGCCACGACGAGATGCTCGAGGCCGTCGGTCGTCACTTCGACGGCGACGTGCGGTTCGCCCGCGACGGGCTCCGATTCGAGCTGTGA
- the rpsB gene encoding 30S ribosomal protein S2 — MSESENDADTEEAADAEEEVEETQPAADESPDETEAQPEETEAAEEAADEEADAGPRFDEDVMPDDEADLLIPVEDYLSAGVHIGTQQKTEDMERFIHRVRDDGLYVLDVSETDGRIRTAASFLANYDPEQVLVTSSRQYGRFPAEKFADAIGARARTGRFIPGTLTNPEYAGYIEPDVVVVTDPIGDAQAVKEAITVGIPVIAMCDSNNQVSNVDLVIPTNNKGRRALSVVYWLLANETLDRRGAEPGYALEDFEAEL, encoded by the coding sequence ATGAGCGAAAGCGAGAACGACGCAGACACCGAAGAGGCGGCCGACGCCGAGGAGGAGGTCGAGGAGACCCAGCCCGCGGCCGACGAGTCGCCCGACGAGACTGAGGCACAGCCCGAGGAGACCGAGGCGGCCGAAGAGGCCGCCGACGAGGAGGCGGACGCGGGTCCGCGCTTCGACGAGGACGTCATGCCGGACGACGAGGCGGACCTCCTCATCCCCGTCGAGGACTACCTCTCGGCCGGGGTCCACATCGGGACCCAGCAGAAGACCGAGGACATGGAGCGGTTCATCCACCGCGTCCGCGACGACGGCCTGTACGTGCTCGACGTGAGCGAGACTGACGGCCGCATCCGGACGGCGGCCTCGTTCCTGGCGAACTACGACCCCGAGCAGGTGCTCGTCACATCCTCGCGCCAGTACGGTCGCTTCCCGGCCGAGAAGTTCGCCGACGCGATCGGCGCGCGCGCCCGCACCGGGCGTTTCATCCCCGGGACGCTGACGAACCCCGAGTACGCCGGCTACATCGAGCCGGACGTCGTGGTCGTCACCGACCCGATCGGCGACGCACAGGCGGTCAAGGAAGCCATCACGGTCGGTATCCCCGTCATCGCGATGTGCGACTCGAACAACCAGGTGAGCAACGTCGACCTGGTCATCCCCACCAACAACAAGGGTCGCCGCGCCCTGTCTGTCGTCTACTGGCTGCTGGCCAACGAGACGCTCGACCGCCGCGGCGCCGAGCCCGGCTACGCCCTCGAGGACTTCGAGGCCGAACTGTAA
- a CDS encoding 30S ribosomal protein S13 — protein sequence MSAEEPENAPDAEEDDEDLQYFVRIGQTDLDGTKAVERSLSDMKGIGQRTARLVAETADVDRTATIGRLDQDDIDSIVDVVQNFSDHVPEWMVNRQKDFFTGETDHIVGGDLNEKRRHDINRMKMIDSYKGVRHKRGQKVRGQRTKSTGRTEGTIGVNVEEIREEQAEEEAAAAEDDDE from the coding sequence ATGAGTGCAGAAGAACCAGAGAACGCGCCCGACGCGGAGGAGGACGACGAGGACCTCCAGTACTTCGTCCGTATCGGCCAGACGGACCTGGACGGGACGAAGGCCGTCGAGCGCAGTCTCAGCGACATGAAAGGTATCGGCCAGCGCACGGCGCGCCTGGTGGCCGAGACGGCCGACGTGGACCGAACGGCCACGATCGGCCGCCTCGATCAGGACGACATCGACAGCATCGTCGACGTCGTCCAGAACTTCTCCGACCACGTCCCCGAGTGGATGGTCAACCGGCAGAAGGACTTCTTCACCGGCGAGACCGACCACATCGTGGGCGGGGACCTCAACGAGAAGCGCCGCCACGACATCAACCGGATGAAGATGATCGACTCCTACAAGGGCGTCCGCCACAAGCGCGGGCAGAAGGTCCGCGGACAGCGGACCAAGTCCACGGGCCGGACCGAGGGCACCATCGGGGTCAACGTCGAGGAGATCCGCGAGGAACAGGCCGAGGAGGAAGCGGCCGCCGCGGAGGATGACGACGAATGA
- a CDS encoding 50S ribosomal protein L18e, producing the protein MWSAPSARDRPDNSHSGGNRMSSSKTNPRLQNLIAELKSVARSSDATVWQDIADRLEKPRRTHAEVNLGRIERYANEDETVVVPGKVLGSGVLRKDVTVAAVDFSGTAETKIDQAGEAVRLEEALSNNPEGTDVRVIR; encoded by the coding sequence GTGTGGTCCGCGCCGTCGGCTCGCGACCGACCCGACAACTCCCACTCAGGAGGTAACCGTATGAGTAGTAGCAAGACTAATCCGAGACTTCAAAACCTCATCGCCGAACTGAAGTCGGTCGCGCGGTCGTCCGATGCCACCGTCTGGCAGGACATCGCCGACCGGCTCGAAAAGCCGCGGCGCACGCACGCGGAGGTCAACCTCGGCCGCATCGAGCGGTACGCAAACGAGGACGAGACCGTCGTCGTGCCGGGCAAGGTGCTCGGCTCGGGCGTGCTCCGTAAGGACGTCACCGTCGCCGCCGTCGACTTCTCCGGCACCGCCGAGACGAAGATCGACCAGGCCGGCGAGGCCGTCCGGCTGGAGGAAGCGCTGTCGAACAACCCCGAAGGGACCGACGTCCGGGTGATCCGATGA
- a CDS encoding DNA-directed RNA polymerase subunit K has translation MSGNLEYNRYEKARILGARALQLAFGAPALIDSEQSEPILIAAEEYDAGVLPFTVRREGK, from the coding sequence ATGAGCGGGAACCTGGAGTACAACCGGTACGAGAAGGCCCGCATCCTGGGTGCGCGAGCGCTGCAGTTGGCGTTCGGCGCGCCGGCGCTGATCGACAGCGAGCAGTCCGAGCCGATCCTCATCGCGGCCGAGGAGTACGACGCCGGAGTGCTTCCGTTCACGGTGCGCCGGGAGGGGAAGTAG
- a CDS encoding 50S ribosomal protein L13 has translation MSLAEFEADVVVDGRDAIMGRVASKVAQRALDGERVAIVNAERTVITGNSEATLEKYRTRANLGSDSGPYYPKRPDRIFKRSVRGMLPYKTTKGREAFENVRVYIGNPFESETTSPDEDAPEPEVLDGTSLDRLSNIKFTTLGEVAEDLGANVTW, from the coding sequence ATGAGCCTCGCAGAGTTCGAGGCCGACGTGGTCGTCGACGGACGCGACGCCATCATGGGTCGCGTCGCGTCGAAGGTCGCACAGCGGGCGCTCGACGGCGAGCGCGTCGCTATCGTCAACGCCGAGCGCACGGTCATCACCGGAAACTCCGAGGCGACGCTCGAGAAGTACCGCACCCGCGCGAACCTCGGCTCCGACTCGGGTCCGTACTACCCGAAGCGGCCGGACCGCATCTTCAAGCGGTCGGTCCGCGGGATGCTGCCGTACAAGACCACGAAGGGTCGCGAGGCGTTCGAGAACGTCCGCGTGTACATCGGCAACCCGTTCGAGTCCGAGACGACCTCGCCCGACGAGGACGCGCCGGAGCCGGAGGTGCTCGATGGCACCTCCCTCGATCGCCTGTCGAACATCAAGTTCACCACCCTCGGCGAGGTCGCCGAGGACCTGGGGGCCAACGTCACATGGTAA
- the eno gene encoding phosphopyruvate hydratase yields the protein MTLIESVSLRRVLDSRGNPTVEADVLTQSGGFGRAAAPSGASTGEYEAIELPPMEAIAAAREHAVPRLEGSVHAGNQRDVDAALHAADGTEDFSEIGANSAVAISMAASKAGADVLGAPLFQHLGGTFRDADRSFPIPLGNVVGGGEHAADATHIQEFLSAPVGAPSVAEAVFANADVHATVAEILADRGVAAAKGDEGAWAPAVSDAEAFEIVDEATSRVEETLGFEIKFGLDVAASELYDADAGVYRYGDIERTSAEQVEYMAELVEEYDLAYVEDPLDEDDYDGFADLTDRVGGGASAPGASGQGPRADRTLICGDDLFVTNVERLSRGIDEGAANSILIKPNQIGTLSDAFDAVELAQRNGLDAVVSHRSGETEDTTIAHLAVATGASFIKTGTVGGERTAKLNELIRIAEEAV from the coding sequence ATGACCCTGATCGAGTCGGTATCGCTGCGTCGCGTGCTCGATTCCCGGGGCAACCCGACGGTCGAGGCGGACGTACTCACCCAGTCGGGCGGCTTCGGCCGCGCGGCGGCGCCCTCCGGGGCGTCGACGGGCGAGTACGAGGCGATCGAGCTGCCGCCGATGGAGGCCATCGCGGCCGCCCGCGAACACGCCGTGCCGCGGCTCGAGGGCTCGGTCCACGCCGGCAACCAGCGCGACGTCGACGCCGCGCTGCACGCGGCCGACGGGACCGAGGACTTCTCGGAGATCGGCGCCAACAGCGCGGTCGCGATCAGCATGGCGGCGTCGAAGGCCGGCGCCGACGTGCTGGGCGCGCCGCTGTTCCAGCACCTCGGGGGCACGTTCCGCGACGCGGACCGGTCGTTCCCGATCCCGCTGGGGAACGTCGTCGGCGGCGGCGAACACGCCGCCGACGCGACCCACATCCAGGAGTTCCTCTCGGCGCCCGTGGGGGCGCCGTCGGTCGCGGAGGCGGTCTTCGCGAACGCCGACGTGCACGCCACGGTCGCCGAGATCCTCGCCGACCGCGGCGTCGCCGCCGCGAAGGGTGACGAGGGCGCGTGGGCGCCCGCCGTCTCCGACGCGGAGGCGTTCGAGATCGTCGACGAGGCGACCTCGCGCGTCGAGGAGACGCTGGGCTTCGAGATCAAGTTCGGCCTCGACGTGGCCGCCTCGGAGCTGTACGACGCCGACGCCGGCGTCTACCGCTACGGGGACATCGAGCGGACCTCGGCCGAGCAGGTCGAGTACATGGCCGAACTGGTCGAGGAGTACGACCTCGCGTACGTCGAGGACCCCCTCGACGAGGACGACTACGACGGGTTCGCCGACCTGACCGACAGAGTGGGCGGCGGGGCTTCAGCCCCGGGTGCGAGCGGGCAAGGCCCGCGAGCCGACCGCACGCTGATCTGCGGCGACGACCTGTTCGTCACGAACGTCGAGCGCCTCTCGCGAGGCATCGACGAGGGCGCGGCCAACAGCATCCTGATCAAGCCGAACCAGATCGGGACGCTGTCGGACGCGTTCGACGCCGTGGAGCTGGCCCAGCGCAACGGGCTCGACGCGGTCGTCTCCCACCGCTCGGGCGAGACCGAGGACACGACCATCGCACACCTCGCCGTCGCGACCGGCGCCTCGTTCATCAAGACGGGGACGGTCGGCGGCGAGCGCACCGCAAAGCTGAACGAACTCATCCGCATCGCGGAGGAGGCAGTATGA
- a CDS encoding 30S ribosomal protein S4 produces MSTGTSTKRYETPNHPYQGERIDEESDLLSRYGLKNKEELWRAQSELRRYRREARRLIGESQGDVEAANEAGADFVSRLQRLGILDDADAITDVLSLDVTDVLERRLQTVAYRNGVGNSTKQARQFILHGHVVVGDARVTRPSYKVETVEESLVDFDEISPLADELHPERAEGQ; encoded by the coding sequence ATGAGTACCGGAACCTCCACCAAGCGCTACGAGACGCCGAACCACCCGTACCAGGGCGAGCGTATCGACGAGGAGTCGGACCTGCTCTCCCGCTACGGCCTGAAGAACAAAGAGGAGCTGTGGCGCGCGCAGTCGGAGCTGCGTCGCTACCGCCGCGAGGCGCGACGCCTCATCGGCGAGTCGCAGGGCGACGTCGAGGCCGCCAACGAGGCCGGCGCCGACTTCGTCTCGCGACTCCAGCGCCTCGGCATCCTCGACGACGCGGACGCCATCACGGACGTGCTGTCGCTCGACGTGACCGACGTGCTCGAACGCCGGCTCCAGACGGTCGCGTACCGCAACGGCGTCGGTAACTCGACCAAACAGGCGCGGCAGTTCATCCTCCACGGCCACGTGGTCGTCGGGGACGCCCGCGTCACGCGCCCGTCGTACAAGGTCGAGACGGTCGAGGAGAGTCTCGTCGACTTCGACGAGATCTCCCCGCTCGCGGACGAACTCCACCCCGAACGCGCGGAGGGCCAATAA
- a CDS encoding DNA-directed RNA polymerase subunit D — protein MADDFDVEVVTRDDRSARLLVRGLTPAVANGLRRTILSEVPTFSIDTVRFVENSSVMFDEMVGLRLGLVPLTTPLDDYEVGETATLALDVEGPATAYSGDIETSDDLVQPADENVPIIELKEGQRLELEADAVLDSGKEHAKHQGGVAVGYRHLQRVTVVGDAAEFDEEEPNILRGVIETEDGELVHTEEFDSDLTNRYPGKELDIEDVPGAFVFHIETDGSMSVEELTLRAVESLRDRADELADKVAV, from the coding sequence ATGGCGGATGACTTCGACGTCGAGGTAGTCACCCGAGACGACCGATCCGCGCGGCTGCTCGTCCGCGGGCTCACCCCCGCGGTCGCGAACGGCCTGCGCCGGACGATCCTCTCGGAGGTGCCGACGTTCTCGATCGACACCGTCCGATTCGTCGAGAACTCGTCGGTGATGTTCGACGAGATGGTCGGGCTCCGCCTGGGGCTCGTCCCGCTGACGACGCCGCTGGACGACTACGAGGTCGGCGAAACCGCCACCCTCGCGCTCGACGTCGAGGGGCCGGCGACGGCGTACTCGGGCGACATCGAGACGTCCGACGACCTCGTCCAGCCCGCCGACGAGAACGTCCCCATCATCGAACTGAAGGAGGGGCAGCGGCTGGAGCTCGAGGCCGACGCGGTGCTCGACTCCGGGAAGGAACACGCGAAACACCAGGGCGGCGTGGCCGTCGGCTACCGCCACCTGCAGCGCGTGACCGTCGTCGGCGACGCCGCCGAGTTCGACGAGGAGGAGCCGAACATCCTCCGCGGCGTCATCGAGACCGAGGACGGCGAACTCGTCCACACGGAGGAGTTCGATTCCGACCTCACGAACCGTTACCCCGGCAAGGAACTGGACATCGAGGACGTGCCCGGCGCGTTCGTCTTCCACATCGAGACGGACGGGTCGATGAGCGTCGAGGAACTCACCCTCCGCGCGGTCGAGTCGTTGCGTGACCGCGCGGACGAACTGGCAGACAAGGTCGCAGTCTAA
- a CDS encoding DNA-directed RNA polymerase subunit N gives MMIPVRCFTCGNVIGEHWEEFKARAKEGDEDPAAVLDELGVDRHCCRRMMVSHTDLVDVVSPYQ, from the coding sequence ATGATGATCCCTGTCCGGTGTTTCACGTGCGGCAACGTCATCGGTGAACACTGGGAGGAGTTCAAAGCCCGCGCCAAGGAGGGCGACGAGGACCCCGCGGCGGTCCTCGACGAGCTCGGCGTGGACCGCCACTGCTGTCGGCGGATGATGGTGAGTCACACCGATCTGGTCGACGTCGTCTCCCCCTACCAATGA
- the mvk gene encoding mevalonate kinase gives MTTCSAPGKVYLFGEHAVVYGEPAVPCAVERRARVTVEPREDGRVRVDAADLSLDGFIVTWGGSIDDRPDIDVPASLVEAAMEYIEAAVRQARDAADAPDAGFDISVESAIPLGAGLGSSAAVVVAGIDAATRALGTELDPEEVARRAYEAEYEVQEGQASRADTYCSAMGGAVRVEGDDTRTIDAPPLPFVVGYDGGAGDTGQLVAGVRALREEHAFAADTVETVGELTREGERLLADADPASEPSDDLLADLGELMDFNHGLLEALGVSARSLDAMVWSAREAGAHGAKLTGAGGGGCVVALDPTPETEHALDYTAECEQSFRAELATEGVRVEAA, from the coding sequence ATGACCACCTGCAGCGCGCCGGGGAAGGTGTACCTGTTCGGCGAGCACGCGGTCGTGTACGGGGAACCCGCGGTTCCGTGCGCGGTCGAGCGTCGCGCCCGCGTCACCGTCGAGCCGCGCGAGGACGGGCGCGTCCGCGTCGACGCCGCGGACCTCTCGTTGGACGGGTTCATCGTCACCTGGGGCGGCAGTATCGACGACCGGCCGGACATCGACGTGCCCGCGTCGCTGGTCGAGGCGGCGATGGAGTACATCGAGGCGGCCGTGCGGCAGGCCCGCGACGCCGCCGACGCGCCCGACGCCGGCTTCGACATCTCCGTCGAGTCGGCCATCCCGCTGGGAGCGGGGCTCGGCTCGTCCGCGGCGGTCGTCGTCGCGGGCATCGACGCGGCGACGCGCGCGCTGGGGACGGAACTCGACCCAGAGGAGGTCGCCCGACGGGCCTACGAGGCCGAGTACGAGGTCCAGGAGGGGCAGGCGTCGCGAGCGGACACCTACTGCTCGGCGATGGGCGGGGCCGTCCGCGTCGAAGGCGACGACACGCGAACCATCGACGCGCCGCCGCTGCCGTTCGTCGTCGGCTACGACGGCGGCGCCGGCGACACCGGGCAGCTCGTCGCGGGGGTGCGCGCGCTCCGCGAGGAGCACGCGTTCGCCGCCGACACCGTCGAGACGGTCGGCGAACTCACCCGCGAGGGCGAGCGGCTCCTCGCAGACGCCGACCCAGCGAGCGAACCGAGCGACGACCTGCTCGCGGATCTGGGCGAGCTGATGGATTTTAACCACGGACTGCTAGAGGCGCTCGGCGTCTCCGCCCGGTCGCTCGACGCGATGGTGTGGTCCGCCCGGGAGGCGGGGGCACACGGCGCGAAGCTCACGGGCGCGGGCGGCGGCGGCTGCGTCGTCGCGTTGGATCCGACTCCAGAGACCGAGCACGCGCTCGACTACACCGCCGAGTGCGAGCAGTCGTTCCGCGCCGAGTTGGCGACCGAGGGCGTCCGCGTGGAGGCGGCGTAG
- a CDS encoding 30S ribosomal protein S9, protein MVTNTSGKKKTAVARATVTDGEGRVRIDSQPVELVEPEMARLKMLEPFRVAGDDLRAEVDIDVTVNGGGFAGQADAVRTAIARGMVQHRNDAELRDAFMEFDRSLLVNDSRQSEPKKWGGPGARARYQKSYR, encoded by the coding sequence ATGGTAACGAACACGTCCGGAAAGAAGAAGACCGCCGTCGCCCGCGCCACCGTCACGGACGGCGAGGGGCGAGTGCGTATCGACTCCCAGCCCGTCGAGCTGGTCGAACCGGAGATGGCGCGCCTGAAGATGCTGGAGCCGTTCCGCGTCGCCGGCGACGACCTCCGCGCGGAGGTCGACATCGACGTGACCGTCAACGGCGGCGGCTTCGCCGGGCAGGCGGACGCGGTCCGCACCGCCATCGCCCGCGGGATGGTGCAGCACCGAAACGACGCCGAGCTCCGCGACGCGTTCATGGAGTTCGACCGCTCCCTGCTGGTCAACGACTCCCGGCAGAGCGAACCGAAGAAGTGGGGCGGGCCCGGCGCGCGCGCCCGCTACCAGAAGTCGTACCGCTGA
- a CDS encoding isopentenyl phosphate kinase: MVTVLKLGGSVITEKDRPETLDGDALTALSAAIAAADVADLVIVHGGGSFGHHHAAEQGVSASEGIRDVDGVMAVHGAMTTLNRFVLSRLHAQDVPALPVHPLSAAARDADGGLSLMTDQVSTMLDEGFVPVLHGDGVVHAGEGVTVLSGDEIVTALAGALDADRVGLCSTVPGVLDGDDEVIPRIDRFEEVADVLGVSDATDVTGGMAAKVRELLALGSPAYVFGPDDVESFLAGKDAGTRIG; this comes from the coding sequence ATGGTCACCGTGTTGAAGCTCGGCGGCTCGGTCATCACCGAGAAGGACCGCCCGGAGACGCTCGACGGCGACGCGCTGACGGCGCTTTCGGCCGCGATCGCCGCCGCGGACGTGGCCGACCTGGTGATCGTCCACGGGGGCGGCTCGTTCGGCCACCACCACGCCGCCGAGCAGGGGGTGAGCGCGAGCGAGGGTATCCGGGACGTCGACGGCGTCATGGCGGTCCACGGCGCGATGACGACGCTGAACCGGTTCGTGCTTTCCCGGCTGCACGCCCAGGACGTGCCCGCCCTGCCGGTCCATCCCCTCTCGGCGGCCGCCCGCGACGCCGACGGCGGCCTCTCGCTGATGACCGATCAGGTTTCGACGATGCTCGACGAGGGGTTCGTCCCGGTGCTCCACGGCGACGGGGTCGTCCACGCCGGGGAGGGCGTCACCGTCCTCTCGGGCGACGAGATCGTGACCGCGCTGGCGGGCGCGCTCGACGCCGACCGCGTCGGCCTCTGCTCGACGGTGCCGGGCGTCCTCGACGGCGACGACGAGGTGATTCCCCGCATCGACCGCTTCGAGGAGGTCGCCGACGTGCTCGGCGTCAGCGACGCGACGGACGTAACCGGGGGGATGGCCGCGAAGGTCCGCGAACTCCTCGCGCTCGGCTCGCCGGCGTACGTGTTCGGACCGGACGACGTCGAGTCGTTCCTCGCCGGCAAGGACGCCGGGACGCGGATCGGCTGA